In Effusibacillus pohliae DSM 22757, one genomic interval encodes:
- a CDS encoding putative polysaccharide biosynthesis protein, which produces MSERNVFLRGALILAVAGILSKIMGSVYTIFLQNMIGDRGLGLYQMAYPIYSTLLILSTAGFPVAVSKFVAERVAIGDYRGAKKVFRIAAGLLLASGAACFLLLWWGAEWFAQVAGDPDAIYAIRAVAPALLVVPVMAAVRGYFQGWQVMEPTAVSQVVEQFARVGTIIIASWLLLRWGYGEEWAAAGAAFGAVTGACVSFVLLWGYIWKKRQLFRHDVRMPNKVPSERNRTVVKKLFYYAIPVSLGAMVVPLMNNVDVITVVNLLKQAGYSQDQATELFGLLSGRAFKLMMLPTTIATAIGAALMPAIASALAVRDMRAARNRMELAMRMTVLIALPASIGLLLLAGPIDIMLFKDAEGVSAIRAISFATLFSSVQLTTSAILQGMGFVYMPVRNLLIGGVCKFTFNLLLVPLWGIEGAAVSTMVSFFVAAVLNLWDVYRHSGVPFDTSLLFWRPLAASFLLGVAVYVALREGLPHFLHSALSERLAFACFTLTAICIAAFVYGLALLASGSLTREDIHSLPRIGPQLASILAKIGLVR; this is translated from the coding sequence ATGTCGGAGCGGAACGTGTTTCTGCGGGGTGCCCTGATTTTGGCTGTAGCGGGCATTTTATCGAAGATTATGGGGTCGGTGTACACCATCTTTTTGCAAAATATGATCGGCGATCGCGGACTCGGGTTGTACCAGATGGCCTACCCGATCTACTCCACCTTGCTGATCCTCTCGACCGCCGGGTTCCCGGTGGCTGTGTCGAAGTTTGTGGCGGAACGAGTGGCGATCGGCGATTATCGGGGCGCGAAAAAAGTGTTTCGCATCGCTGCTGGTTTGTTGCTCGCCTCGGGCGCGGCCTGTTTCCTGCTGTTGTGGTGGGGGGCGGAGTGGTTCGCGCAGGTTGCCGGCGATCCGGATGCGATCTACGCGATCCGGGCGGTGGCGCCGGCGCTGCTTGTGGTGCCGGTGATGGCGGCGGTTCGCGGTTATTTTCAGGGGTGGCAAGTGATGGAGCCGACCGCTGTTTCGCAGGTGGTGGAGCAGTTTGCCCGCGTCGGGACGATCATCATCGCCTCCTGGCTGCTGCTGCGGTGGGGATACGGCGAAGAGTGGGCGGCCGCCGGGGCAGCGTTTGGCGCAGTGACAGGTGCATGCGTCTCGTTTGTGTTGCTGTGGGGATACATTTGGAAAAAGCGGCAGCTGTTCCGGCATGATGTTCGGATGCCGAACAAAGTGCCTTCCGAGCGTAACCGGACGGTCGTGAAAAAATTGTTTTACTACGCGATCCCGGTGTCGTTGGGGGCGATGGTGGTCCCGCTCATGAACAACGTGGATGTGATTACCGTCGTCAATCTGCTGAAGCAGGCCGGGTACAGCCAGGACCAGGCGACCGAACTGTTCGGCCTGCTGTCCGGCCGCGCGTTCAAGTTAATGATGCTGCCGACAACGATCGCGACGGCGATCGGTGCTGCACTGATGCCGGCCATCGCGTCAGCGCTGGCCGTTCGGGACATGCGTGCCGCCCGCAACCGGATGGAACTGGCGATGCGGATGACGGTTCTGATCGCGCTGCCTGCCTCGATTGGCCTGCTCTTGCTGGCCGGGCCGATTGATATTATGTTATTTAAAGATGCGGAAGGCGTTTCGGCGATTCGGGCGATCTCGTTCGCCACTTTGTTTTCATCGGTGCAATTGACCACCTCTGCCATTTTGCAGGGGATGGGGTTCGTTTATATGCCGGTGCGCAACCTGCTGATTGGCGGAGTTTGCAAATTCACATTCAATTTGCTGCTGGTGCCGCTGTGGGGGATTGAGGGAGCCGCCGTTTCGACTATGGTGTCGTTTTTCGTCGCGGCGGTGCTGAATTTGTGGGATGTCTACCGGCACAGTGGTGTTCCGTTCGATACTTCACTGCTGTTTTGGCGACCGCTGGCCGCTTCGTTTCTGCTGGGCGTGGCCGTGTACGTTGCGCTGCGGGAGGGCCTGCCCCACTTCTTGCACAGTGCTCTGTCGGAGCGTCTGGCGTTCGCCTGCTTTACACTGACCGCGATCTGCATCGCCGCTTTCGTATACGGATTGGCGCTGTTGGCGTCGGGCAGTTTAACAAGGGAAGATATCCATTCGCTGCCGCGAATCGGGCCGCAACTGGCATCCATCTTGGCAAAAATCGGACTTGTTCGTTAG